One window from the genome of Dyella sp. A6 encodes:
- a CDS encoding tetratricopeptide repeat-containing sulfotransferase family protein, with translation MTDTIAGKPGPGVTTTGPSGHSLARELDALVSAFNRRAWPEALQLSGQLLNTGAGVRQSTVHYVAGVANLELQRMPQALQCLREATRLEPDRSDFSVQYAKALSQVRHDRDARTEADRAHALGPSDPVTLDTLGVVYTRLGARELAVELFAKACAAAPHIPLYRYNLAVALMTAGRIAESEESMEQCIALDPHHWSAHFMLAQLRRQTPDSNHVERLLALVDSVPPNSDRQAMVCLNMALAKELEDLGDYPRSLSHLTAGKRASGVHRRYSFKQDEELFEALTERFPTTSTAAEGLPTEEPIFIIGMPRSGTTLVERIISSHPSVYSAGELMNFGMALKFLAQSPSRRLVDPETVRRTEGVDMKLLGQTYLASTRPVTGHLPRFIDKLPHNFLYVGFIAQALPRAKIICLRRNPMDTCLSNFRQLFSLESSYFDYSFNLMDTGRYFVLFDRLMAYWNKMFPGRILEMQYEDLVENQEPCSRRLIEFCDLPWDPACLRFHENKSSVATASAVQVRSPMYRTALERWRAYGDALDPLRDLLRSSGIDIE, from the coding sequence GTGACCGATACGATTGCAGGAAAGCCCGGCCCTGGCGTTACCACCACCGGCCCATCCGGCCATTCCCTCGCCAGGGAGCTCGATGCCCTGGTCTCCGCTTTCAACCGACGCGCCTGGCCCGAAGCACTGCAGTTGTCCGGCCAACTCTTGAATACCGGCGCCGGGGTGCGTCAATCCACGGTCCACTATGTTGCAGGGGTGGCAAACCTGGAGCTGCAACGCATGCCTCAGGCACTTCAGTGCCTTCGCGAAGCCACACGGCTGGAGCCGGACCGTAGCGATTTCTCCGTGCAGTACGCGAAAGCACTCTCGCAGGTTCGCCACGACCGCGATGCACGCACCGAGGCCGATCGCGCACATGCACTCGGGCCCTCCGATCCGGTGACGCTCGATACGCTCGGTGTCGTCTATACGCGACTTGGAGCAAGGGAGCTGGCGGTCGAACTGTTCGCAAAGGCCTGTGCCGCAGCGCCACACATTCCGCTCTATCGTTACAACCTGGCCGTCGCCCTCATGACCGCCGGACGTATCGCGGAATCGGAAGAATCGATGGAGCAATGCATCGCTCTCGACCCGCATCACTGGTCCGCCCACTTCATGCTTGCCCAGTTGCGTCGACAGACGCCAGACAGCAACCACGTCGAACGCCTGCTGGCGCTGGTTGATTCGGTGCCGCCCAACAGCGATAGGCAAGCCATGGTCTGCCTCAACATGGCCCTGGCAAAGGAACTGGAGGATCTCGGCGACTACCCCCGTTCGCTGTCCCACCTGACCGCCGGAAAGAGGGCAAGCGGCGTACATCGACGCTACTCGTTCAAGCAGGACGAGGAACTTTTCGAGGCATTGACCGAGCGCTTTCCGACCACTTCGACTGCAGCCGAAGGCCTGCCGACCGAGGAGCCCATCTTCATCATCGGCATGCCGCGCTCCGGCACGACACTTGTCGAGCGCATCATCTCCAGCCACCCGTCCGTTTATTCGGCAGGAGAGCTGATGAACTTCGGCATGGCGCTCAAGTTTCTTGCACAGAGCCCCTCTCGACGCCTTGTCGACCCCGAAACCGTGCGACGCACTGAAGGCGTCGACATGAAACTGCTCGGGCAGACCTATCTGGCGAGCACCCGTCCCGTGACAGGGCATCTGCCGCGATTCATCGACAAGCTACCGCATAACTTTCTCTATGTCGGCTTTATCGCCCAGGCCCTGCCCAGAGCAAAAATCATCTGTCTTCGACGCAACCCGATGGACACCTGCCTGAGTAATTTCAGGCAGCTTTTTTCGCTCGAATCCTCGTACTTCGATTACTCATTCAACCTGATGGATACCGGCAGGTATTTCGTGCTTTTCGACCGGTTGATGGCCTACTGGAACAAAATGTTCCCGGGCAGGATTCTTGAAATGCAGTACGAGGACCTGGTCGAGAATCAAGAGCCGTGTTCGCGCCGCTTGATCGAATTCTGTGATCTTCCGTGGGATCCGGCCTGCCTTCGCTTCCACGAAAACAAGTCTTCGGTGGCTACCGCCAGTGCCGTACAGGTGCGCTCGCCGATGTACCGCACTGCCCTGGAGCGATGGCGTGCATACGGTGATGCACTGGACCCGCTCAGGGATCTGCTTCGCTCCTCCGGAATCGACATCGAGTGA